The genomic region CAAAATTTCTTCTGAATAAGAAAAATAACTTCCCCTCACCCCAAGGCAGTCTGGAGACTGCAGAGGCAAATGGTTTGTTCTGCTCTCGCTGAACTGATTGCAAATGAAAGAGAACGAATGCACTATACAGGAAAACCATGTTATATCTGTCCTCAGACATATGACTCAAAGGTTGTGTTCTCAAGGGGAAAAAGAGCTGCAAATTACCATAATCTTTtataatggtacaaaaatgatcATTAAATATTTTGCATTATTTATCAGCTGCAATACTCAACCTCTCATATGCAGGATGCCTCTGACTCTTAATTAGCCAGGCAGATCTCCTCAAGAGAAGATCAAACACAACAAGGTccgagaaagaaagaaagagtcaattttcctgttttacatataaatggcAGCTCCGGGTTCCTGCATAAGAGGACCGTGCATGAGTCACCGGTGTCAGTGTTGCTGGAGACATGCGCTTCAAGCCATCAGCAGAGGAAAGCGTCTCTGAGGCATGGCGTGGCACAAGACGCACAACTCACCCCCCCATTAATGTTAGAGATGGAAAACTGAGACACACTCTTTGTGATGGGCGGGGTTGTGATGTGATCCAGTGCGTCTGTAGctgatatttaatatttttgggtAGTTTCCACAAACCCCCTTACTCTCCATGAGAAACAGCATGTACAAATGAGAGGAAGTTTGGGATCAGGGCATAGGGTCTGCCAGCACCTGTGCTCCTGGAAGTTAGGGTTAAGGGGCTTCCTTAAGAACACAATGACAACTACTCTTCCGGCCAGAGAGTTTGAACTCACAACCTTGCattgagctacacactgccagCCATGGAATTCAAACCCACAGCCCAAACTGTTGAGTTAGACACCACCTTCTACCAGCTGTGTGCTTCACACCCACAACCCAACCCAtagagctacacactgccctcggccagccatgggattcgaacccacaacatatcccacagagtcacacactgctCTCAGCCAGCAAtgggaatcgaacccacaaaccaacctgctgagctaAACACTGCCCAAAAAAGCAGAGTGCTTCACCAAAGTTTATTAAATCGTCATTTTCCAACTATTCATAAAGCCGCATTCCTGTGGCTTCATACCAAGTTGGACTGAAACAGGAATGAAGGACAGAAAGAGATTTTGGTGCTTGGGAGaagttgggaggggggggggtgttaaaaaGAGATCCAGTTGTCAGTGGATCAGGGCACCTAGCAGGAGACTGAGGAGGATGGTGGGCCCACTGACCCTCAGGACGGGGGAGGAGCTTCGAGTGGGGGGTGCCGGGCAGTGGCTCTGGTCGGGGCCGATGCAGGCCGCGTAGGCGAGCGCGTGAGGGATGTAGCTCTGCTCTTGCACTCCGTGAAAGAGATGTGCCATGGGGCCTCGGGCCAGAACAGCCACATCCTCACCTCCATGGGTCTCCGTATCCATGGGTACTACCGCCTGCTGGACGTAGTCCTTCGATGCTGAAGGAGAGGAGGACTTAAGTAGGTCTTGGAGGATAATTTGTCATGGGAGATGGGTCTTAGTAGCAGTGGGATGTTAAACTGACCTGTGTCCACCCCGCGGATGTCAGGTCGCTTATTATTGATGATTTTATGTCCTGGACCGTTTCCGTACATCAGTGTGGTGTACGGCATCATATCCAGCCCAAATAGTGGAGATTTCCCTGTGGCAGAAGAAGGGACCCCTGAAtcaggcacacatacacaaaagcacacacaccacctgatatgtgtgtatatataagtTTTTCTTAACACTTAACCACAAAGGGGTGTTATAGTTGAACAGGCATGCAGGCGCGTACGCACCCACGCAACAGACTTTCACACTCGCAGATAGCACAGTGTGAGGACACACCACATCAAATCAGGGAGTGCTAATCTGACAGGGTGTGTTTGGACCTCATCGCGCTCTGCCTGCATTTTGCACAgttacaggagaaaggataTGGCACCCATTCTGCATATCAGCGCCACATCGGTCCTGATCGGGGGTGTTCTGGTTGCCAGGAGGCTGCAGCGGCACAAGAGGGGAGCACGAAACACAAAACAGGACTCGGGGGGGAATTTACCCAGAATGCTGTTCCCACGGAATGGGTAGCCGTTAAAGGAGACCGAGTGCGAGTGGTCAGCGGTGACCAAGGTCAGGGTGTCATTCTCGCTGGTCAGCTGCAGCGCCTTCTCCACGGCCGTGTCCAGAGCTACCGTCTCATGTAGGGCCATGGATGCCCGGCTGGCATGGTGACCCTGGTCGATTCGCCCGCCTACGGCAGAAAAGGGGCACAGAGAGGGCAGATTTGCTCTTAGTGGCTGTCGACAGCACTTCCTGTTGCTGCTTCGTCTGAGGACATGGACACCTGACACAGCGTACCAGAGATTATAGAAGAATACGCTTTTCAGTTACAGGAAAGCGTTCCCACAGCACGCCGAAGTCTATTCTTTACCTTTACATCTTTTTTTAGGGAAATTCAATACTGCGATGCTGTTCCAGTGCAAACAGCTGAAATGTAAGCTCCAAGTCGAGGCTCCCGTCAGAAAAGATTGGCAGTGATTTAGCTCCCTGAATATGTCAGCCACACTGTATCTATTTATCGGTCTTCTCTTAACTGCTGTTGTTGCCCAACATCCATCAGAGTGACACTGAATCATCATGTGACCACTTCAGCCTATCAGGGGTGGGCATCTCCCCGGGCTCACCTTCCACAAAGAGGAAAAACCCTTTGGGGTTTCTTTGCAGGATGCGAATGGCCTTCTCCGTGGTCTCAGGCAGGGAGGGATCCATTGCTGGGTCCCTTTCCACGTCGAAACGCAGGTCCCCGGGTTCGAACAAAGCTATGGGGTTTTAGTGAGAGATGGCTGACTTTTCCCTTGTAACATTGTTGAAACATGCATCTTACAGAGGTGACCTGAAGTGGGTAAAATGTCCACAACACTGACCCAGAAGGTAGTCTGTATTACTGGGGTCAACGGCGTCAAAATCCGTGCGGTTCCACACGTAGCGCGCCACCTGCGTCACACCAACgagaggaagggcttcagcactCGGCTGTTGGGTGTGACGAACAAGCAACGGCAGCCTTTCGAATGCGATTGGAAGTCATGTGACCGTACAAGTCGTCACGTGACCATAGCCGACTCTGCCATCGGAATGAAAGGCTGTTCCCTGTGTGCCGGTGTTTCTCTCGCTCCTCACCTTTCCCCCTTTCATCTGCTGCCACTCGGAGAGGAGATTTCGGCCGTCTTTCCGCATGCCTGCTGCACTGGCATCCGCCGGGTATTCGGGGTCCGGGGTTCCTTTGGGGGTCATGTACTTCCTGCCTCCTCCGATGATCACCTGACGGACAGAAAAGAGCGGCAGCGCGGTCTGGCAGACCCTGACAGAGAGACGCCAGTCCCTCCCTACAGGGGAGATGTGAGGCTGAGACTTTTACATCGATGTCCGTGTTATTGAGTAGCTGGGAGGCGATATCAGTGCAGCCCTCTTTCTTTGCCGAAGCGGGCATGTCCGAGTCGCAGTACCACTTCCGGCTGGCGCTGTGGGCATAGGCGGCTGCTGGCGATGCATGCTGCACTCTGGTCGTCGTAACTATGCCCACAGACTTCCCTAGTAAGCAGAGATGACGACAGCCAATCGGATCTCACTTTCTTAGGTATCATTCCTCAAGTGGCAACCTAGATGATGTTCTCAGTGTCCAAGTTACAGGTCAGTGCTCCAGGCTTAATGTAACACTAATGTAATGACACGGCGTGttttcacacaaacacacgcaatcTGCTGTCCGTAATTAGTGCCTTAAATAAACTTTGAACACGATTCCCGATAACAGGGACCAGGTAAACAAGCGAGACAGCCAGCTGTTTTACACTCTAGGAGATAACAGGAAGCTGTAAAAGTGTGTGGGAAATTTCACGATGATTTAGCCAGGAAGCTCCAAAAGGTTTGGGCATCTGGGACAGTCAACAGCAGCAAGGTTTAGGTGGGGTGAATACCATTAACCTAGCTGGTATTTGTCACCTGACATGCTGACAGCCTGATCCAATGCAGggagccccctggtggccactgGGCCCTACGTAACTGCTTAATTCGCTTATGCCTTGGGCAGACCCTTGGTGATTATCGGCTACCTCCAATACTTACCGGCATCCTTGGCCCATTTGAGGATGGAGGTGACCTCACGGCCCCTCTGAGAGCGACACACCCCATTCCTGGCTGCCGCGCTCAGCCCCACAGTGTTCAAGTTGGTCTTGACCCCACACAGGTAGGCAGTACCTGTAGCTGCACTGTCTGGGATCTGGAAGTCGACACTATACACCTGTGTAGGACAAGGTCATGATGCAGGTGAGTATGACAAACATACAAACCAAACTCACGAATATAAACACTAATATGTACCCGATAAAAGCACGACTTGAGGGTCAGCGGTTTCACTGTGTTATGTGTTTTTATTCGATGATGGCAGTAAggaataatactaataatgtaTGAACATTTGGAGTAAGAAATTGCTGTCGGGTAAAGGGGCGCGAGAACACAGTCTGAATCACGGCGATGTCACCATAATGAATTCAGCTGAGACATTTCACTGGAACTCACTGCCACCCAGAGATACAAATATAACCAGCCGCTGGGAGTGCGAATGGAAAGAGCCGGGAGAATGAGTGTGTAGGACAGGAAGAGAGGAGGCAAAGAGGAAGGGCCGGCTTGGAGGTTTGGGGTACGAGTCGAAGTTCCTGCGCCTCTGTCTCACTGTCCGTCTGCCCAAGTCATGCATGGTGTGGAAACTCTGGGGCTGTCGGATCCCTTTGGATGCTGCCAAGGGACCACAAGCCAGCCACCTCACACTCGATAACCGAATCTACGTCTAGAAGCTACACCAGggctaaatatttcacctgcatgtctgtgtgtgtaggtggTTTGCCGTTATGTAGGTTTCACTAATCAGCTAATCAGGCGCTAACTTGATTAAGCTCTGATCACACGTGCACTTTGATCAAACCcacttgtgtgcgtgtgtgtgcgccttCGTGGTGCCTGGCAGTACCTTGACCAGGCCGACGTGAGGGAAAGTGTCCATGGTCAGAACGGTCTCCTCTCCCGTGCGGTTCTGCAGCTGACCCTTCAGGATGCGCGCAGCCGTGACGGTGGTCACACCCATTCCTGCAGACACACGAGGAGACGCCGGGCGTCAGGAGGCGCTCCAGCGGGCGGGCGAGAAGGGGCGCACCGAACGCGGCGAAGACGCGGATCCTCACCGTCGCCCAGGAAAAGAACGATGTTCTTGGCGACGTTTGTGTTAAGTTTCTGGTTGACTGCCGAGTGCAATGCATCCTTAGCCAGCTTCCTCCAGAATTCTGGGTTCTCTTCTTCAGCTGACACAGATAGATACAGTAGAAGCAGATGCACAGCTGCACATCACACTGATTTTATTGTATATATAACAACAACTGGATAGATATTGCCAGGGTCGGTCATCACACCTACTCATACACACAACAAAGTGTCAATCAGCAGCGTCTATGACAACAATAATTGTGGATCTCATTGAAGGACAGGGCTGGGTTAAAACATCAACACATACCTGTAGCATCCATTTACAGGAGTAGGGGAAGTTACCAAGCAAAGATAGTGGGGCGGGCCCGTTACACAGTCGGCGCTCTGTGACTGGGCCAGATGCATCGCTTACCTGGAGCAGCGCAGTGGCCAGACGCAGCCAGCAGAAAGAGGTGCAGGGCAAACAAATGTAAGGCCACCATGGTAAGTCCTGGGAAGGTGCAATGAAGCACTGTAATCATACTTCCAAGAAAGGGGTGAATATAATCTCTCACTGAACCACCTCTTTTAGTCAGGAGCCAATCACTAATAGCTGTGTTATCATAAAGAGCGCCATAACTTTAACGCCTACTGATATTTGTTTCTAATGCCAAGCTAATGATATACTATATATTATTGCAAACTCCAAATATCAGAAGTTGGAGGCAAaaggaaatataaaaataataattataattgatactttattgtccctgtggggaaattgtttttacaaagcttgctctttgtagagaaAGTTGTTCGGGAAGGACAGCCACCTCTCTTTGGTATTTTATGATTATATCATATAATTATGGCTCCCTCTACTGGAGACATTATGTTTGACAAACACCCAGGAAATCAGGCTGGCGGCCACAGTAATTATTTTTCGAAGCGTCTGATTCACACATTCCAAGAGCTGAGAAAAATAAGCACCCTCTAGTGGCGGCGCATGGGTATATTCCGCAGCAGGTCCTTCAGGACCGCAGGGCTTGCTGGATTTAGTAGTTACTTGGCTCATAATCAAATTGCTTGGACTGCAAGTAAACCCATTTGGAGTGTCAGACTTTAGCCTGTAATTAGCAGAACCGGGCACAGTTGCTGTACAATAATGACCTGATTTTACGGGGGGCCTAAATAGTCACGCTCAGCAGGACAGCG from Brienomyrus brachyistius isolate T26 chromosome 17, BBRACH_0.4, whole genome shotgun sequence harbors:
- the alp3 gene encoding alkaline phosphatase, tissue-nonspecific isozyme, which encodes MITVLHCTFPGLTMVALHLFALHLFLLAASGHCAAPAEEENPEFWRKLAKDALHSAVNQKLNTNVAKNIVLFLGDGMGVTTVTAARILKGQLQNRTGEETVLTMDTFPHVGLVKVYSVDFQIPDSAATGTAYLCGVKTNLNTVGLSAAARNGVCRSQRGREVTSILKWAKDAGKSVGIVTTTRVQHASPAAAYAHSASRKWYCDSDMPASAKKEGCTDIASQLLNNTDIDVIIGGGRKYMTPKGTPDPEYPADASAAGMRKDGRNLLSEWQQMKGGKVARYVWNRTDFDAVDPSNTDYLLALFEPGDLRFDVERDPAMDPSLPETTEKAIRILQRNPKGFFLFVEGGRIDQGHHASRASMALHETVALDTAVEKALQLTSENDTLTLVTADHSHSVSFNGYPFRGNSILGKSPLFGLDMMPYTTLMYGNGPGHKIINNKRPDIRGVDTASKDYVQQAVVPMDTETHGGEDVAVLARGPMAHLFHGVQEQSYIPHALAYAACIGPDQSHCPAPPTRSSSPVLRVSGPTILLSLLLGALIH